One window of Desulfarculus baarsii DSM 2075 genomic DNA carries:
- a CDS encoding DUF362 domain-containing protein, whose amino-acid sequence MDRRDFLKWQMKGALWLAAGASGLNAIGGASQALAAAEPDISVVRGAPGAATRAAVDLLGGMKRFVKPGQKVVIKPNMSFDTPAEAGSNTHPLVLRELMLMCQEAGASRVLILDNPLRGAEACLQGSGIPEPCNAVMANSVQMVQNESMFSSVEIRGAAQMASTQVMKAVLESDVLIAAPAAKSHGATGVSLAVKGQMGLILEREIMHSRYNLDTSIVDLASLLKADLTVVDAIYVLSTGGPYGPGKVLKEDTIIASADMVAADAQTVSMFEWYGRRFQPRQVPHIKLAHERGLGRMDVENMTVKTVRL is encoded by the coding sequence ATGGATCGCAGGGATTTTCTGAAGTGGCAGATGAAGGGCGCGCTGTGGCTGGCCGCCGGCGCGAGTGGCCTCAACGCCATCGGTGGGGCCAGCCAGGCCCTGGCCGCCGCCGAGCCCGACATCAGTGTCGTGCGTGGCGCGCCCGGCGCGGCCACCCGCGCGGCCGTGGACCTGCTGGGCGGCATGAAGCGCTTTGTCAAGCCCGGCCAAAAAGTGGTCATCAAGCCCAACATGAGCTTCGACACCCCGGCCGAGGCCGGCTCCAACACCCACCCGCTGGTGCTGCGCGAACTGATGCTGATGTGTCAGGAAGCCGGCGCGTCCAGGGTGTTGATCCTGGACAACCCCTTGCGCGGCGCCGAGGCGTGCCTGCAGGGTTCGGGCATCCCCGAGCCCTGCAACGCGGTCATGGCCAACTCCGTCCAGATGGTGCAGAACGAATCCATGTTCAGCTCCGTCGAAATTCGCGGGGCGGCCCAGATGGCCAGCACCCAGGTGATGAAGGCCGTGCTGGAATCGGACGTGCTGATCGCCGCGCCCGCGGCCAAGAGCCACGGCGCCACCGGCGTCAGCCTGGCCGTCAAAGGCCAGATGGGCCTGATCCTGGAACGCGAGATCATGCACAGCCGCTACAATCTCGACACCAGCATCGTCGATCTGGCCAGCCTGCTCAAGGCCGACCTCACCGTGGTCGACGCCATCTACGTCCTCAGCACCGGCGGCCCCTATGGCCCGGGCAAGGTGCTAAAGGAAGACACCATCATCGCCTCGGCCGACATGGTCGCCGCCGACGCCCAGACCGTGAGCATGTTCGAGTGGTACGGCCGCCGCTTCCAGCCACGCCAGGTGCCCCACATCAAGCTGGCCCATGAGCGCGGCCTGGGCCGCATGGATGTGGAAAACATGACCGTCAAGACGGTGCGTCTATAA
- a CDS encoding 4Fe-4S binding protein, producing MVVRRVVQLTSLGLFLTLLSLAAAASAPDWAVDLFQRMDPSLAALTMLASQKWIWALWPAAVVLASGLLFGRAFCGYVCPMGTTIDGADKIIGRGKTKPAQWLRGMGWLVLAFLGGAALAGVSLVFLAAPLSLITRLYGLVALPAAELLGGAAVDIVRPVADDLGLNWLAFWQINAPRFDTVWFVAGVFAAIFALARLAPRFWCRYLCPSGAMLALFAAKPLIRRRVSDQCTGCGKCRRACPMGAIEQNPLLTNHRDCLLCRTCASVCPENAISFLPGPIALPTKAPAFSPIRRQLLLSGVGGASTAVLAYGGLQLPRAASDKTALPTPMLLRPPGALPEHDLLKLCVRCGLCMSACPTNTLQPIWFEAGLTAAFSPTITPRLAPCDPRCTACGQSCPTGAIRPLTLGERVWAKTGTAVVDRQRCLAWNQHKKCVVCDEVCPYDAISLVQQPGIPVSVPLVDADKCGGCGFCEKFCPVRNKAAIVVNPLGELRLDHGSYAQNGVMRGLNLHLVPPGGQSHGHVSPTNGPAPGFTD from the coding sequence ATGGTCGTCCGCCGAGTCGTCCAACTGACCAGCCTGGGTCTGTTCCTGACCCTGCTGAGCCTAGCCGCCGCCGCCAGCGCGCCGGATTGGGCCGTGGATCTATTCCAGCGCATGGACCCGTCCCTGGCGGCGCTGACCATGCTGGCCAGCCAAAAATGGATCTGGGCCCTATGGCCGGCCGCCGTGGTGCTGGCCAGTGGGTTGCTTTTTGGCCGGGCCTTCTGCGGCTATGTCTGCCCCATGGGAACGACCATCGACGGCGCGGACAAGATAATCGGCCGAGGCAAAACCAAGCCGGCCCAGTGGCTGCGCGGCATGGGCTGGCTGGTGCTGGCCTTTTTGGGCGGCGCGGCCCTGGCCGGCGTCAGTCTGGTCTTTTTGGCCGCGCCGCTTTCGTTGATCACGCGGCTCTATGGCCTGGTCGCGCTGCCGGCGGCCGAACTGCTGGGCGGGGCCGCCGTGGACATCGTCCGGCCCGTGGCCGACGACCTGGGCCTCAACTGGCTGGCCTTTTGGCAGATCAACGCCCCGCGCTTCGACACGGTGTGGTTCGTCGCCGGCGTGTTCGCGGCGATATTCGCTCTGGCCCGCCTGGCCCCCCGTTTCTGGTGCCGCTACCTCTGTCCCAGCGGCGCGATGCTGGCCCTGTTCGCCGCCAAGCCCTTGATCCGCCGCCGGGTTTCCGATCAATGCACCGGCTGCGGCAAGTGCCGCCGGGCTTGCCCCATGGGCGCCATCGAGCAAAACCCCCTGCTGACCAATCACCGTGACTGTCTGCTCTGCCGCACCTGCGCCTCGGTCTGCCCGGAAAACGCCATCAGCTTTCTGCCCGGCCCGATCGCGCTTCCGACCAAGGCCCCGGCCTTCTCGCCCATCCGTCGCCAACTGCTGCTCTCGGGCGTGGGCGGCGCATCGACGGCCGTGCTGGCTTACGGCGGGCTGCAACTGCCCCGCGCCGCCAGCGACAAAACCGCCCTGCCCACGCCGATGCTCTTGCGGCCGCCAGGGGCCCTGCCCGAGCACGACCTCCTGAAGCTCTGCGTGCGTTGTGGCCTGTGCATGAGCGCCTGCCCCACCAACACCCTGCAACCGATCTGGTTCGAAGCCGGCCTCACGGCGGCGTTCAGCCCCACCATCACTCCGCGCCTGGCCCCCTGCGACCCGCGCTGCACAGCCTGCGGCCAAAGCTGCCCCACCGGAGCCATTCGCCCACTCACCCTCGGCGAGCGCGTCTGGGCCAAAACCGGCACGGCCGTCGTCGATCGCCAACGCTGTCTGGCGTGGAATCAGCACAAAAAATGCGTGGTCTGCGACGAGGTCTGCCCCTACGACGCCATCAGCCTGGTGCAGCAGCCGGGCATACCCGTCAGCGTGCCGCTGGTCGACGCCGATAAATGCGGCGGTTGCGGCTTCTGCGAAAAATTTTGCCCCGTGCGCAACAAGGCCGCCATCGTCGTCAATCCCTTGGGCGAACTGCGCCTGGACCACGGCTCCTACGCTCAAAACGGCGTCATGCGCGGGCTGAATCTGCATCTCGTGCCGCCGGGCGGCCAGAGCCACGGCCACGTCTCACCCACCAATGGCCCCGCCCCGGGCTTCACCGACTGA
- a CDS encoding nuclear transport factor 2 family protein translates to MKKYRAVAILLALTVALAAWPALAENNAKLKSEIQDMLDQVAVEMVKKDLAAVAAHSMPQAVFHFRDGKSLTLAQWQESRAKALADMQNISSKFVVEKAWPEGADKAGVTYQENHQFTTISDPGAKQAIEARFSAVLCKTDAGWRFLEFKELDLRVTRDGKLVEPPAEKK, encoded by the coding sequence ATGAAAAAATATCGCGCCGTGGCGATTTTGTTAGCGCTGACCGTCGCTTTGGCCGCATGGCCGGCCCTGGCCGAAAATAACGCCAAGCTCAAAAGCGAAATACAGGACATGCTCGACCAAGTGGCCGTGGAAATGGTCAAAAAAGACTTGGCCGCCGTGGCCGCGCATTCCATGCCACAGGCCGTTTTTCATTTTCGCGACGGCAAAAGCCTGACGCTGGCCCAATGGCAAGAAAGCCGCGCCAAGGCCTTGGCCGACATGCAGAATATTTCCAGCAAATTCGTGGTGGAAAAAGCCTGGCCCGAAGGCGCGGATAAGGCCGGCGTAACATATCAGGAAAACCATCAATTCACCACGATTAGCGACCCAGGGGCCAAGCAGGCCATCGAGGCGCGTTTCAGCGCGGTTTTATGCAAAACCGACGCCGGTTGGCGCTTTTTGGAGTTCAAGGAATTGGATTTGCGCGTTACACGAGACGGCAAGTTGGTCGAGCCTCCGGCAGAGAAGAAATAG
- the fdhF gene encoding formate dehydrogenase subunit alpha, with product MPNPQLTINSRSVSFAPGQTILEVARENGIDIPTLCYLKDCTPTGACRMCMVEVKGARSLLAACATPAAEGMDIQTESPKVIGSRKLNLELLLASGEHNCIVCEANGACQLQALAYKYGVETVRFEGRTTNYPIEDNNPLIVRDFSKCILCGRCVQACNEVQVNKAIGYGYRGAKSKIVTSGDRPYNQSDCVFCGQCVQVCPTGALTEKKAKGMGRAWEMQKVRTTCPYCGVGCQIWLHVKDGRIVKTSAVEDAEPNKGRLCVKGRFGYDFIYSEDRLTTPLIREGEGFREASWDEALDLVASKFKQIIAESGPDALAGVSCARSINEDSYNMQKLFRAVIGTNNIDHCARTUHAPTVAGLAISFGSGAMTNNFADFAKAKMFLVIGSNMTEAHPVASTFLKNAVQKGAGLIVADPRRTALAAMADEHMQLKVGSDIALLNGLMHVLITEEIYDRRYVESCTVEFDKLKATVMEYPPERAAELSGVPAETIVRVARKLAATKPAMLIYTLGITEHTCGVNNVLSTANLQMLLGNVGFECGGVNPLRGQNNVQGACDMGALPNVYPGYQKVIDPAAKAKFEKFWGVEHLDDKNGLMMPAMFEGLVTGKVRGMWIFGENVANTEPDIHHVEHQLASAEFLVCSDIFPTETTRFAHVILPSAAWSEDDGTFASSERRVNRVRKVSTPPGQAKPNWWIFKEVAARMGQMWSSSSAQEIWDNEFSVVAPAFTGIKYSRIEGDGLQWPCTSLEHPGTQVMHKDGCFTCGLGNFKPVEWTPPAEVTDAEYPYVLSTGRRLYHYHTRTQTGRCGGLNDLLGEETADISPADAAKMGVRSGDKLRLASRRGEVVVSARVTAEVPPGMVWMAFHFREGCANWLTNPAFDPVSQTAEYKACAIKMAPAA from the coding sequence ATGCCCAATCCCCAATTAACCATCAACTCGAGGAGTGTCTCGTTCGCTCCCGGGCAGACCATCTTGGAGGTCGCGCGGGAAAACGGCATAGACATTCCGACCTTGTGCTATCTCAAGGATTGCACGCCAACGGGCGCCTGCCGCATGTGCATGGTCGAGGTCAAGGGGGCGCGCTCCCTGCTGGCCGCCTGCGCCACGCCAGCCGCGGAGGGCATGGACATCCAGACCGAAAGCCCCAAGGTGATCGGCTCACGCAAGCTGAACCTGGAGCTGCTGCTGGCCAGCGGCGAGCACAACTGCATCGTCTGCGAAGCCAACGGCGCCTGTCAGCTGCAAGCCCTGGCCTACAAGTACGGCGTCGAGACCGTGCGCTTCGAGGGCCGCACGACCAACTATCCCATCGAGGACAACAACCCGCTGATCGTGCGCGATTTCAGCAAGTGCATCCTCTGTGGCCGTTGCGTGCAGGCCTGTAACGAAGTGCAGGTCAACAAGGCCATCGGCTACGGCTATCGCGGCGCCAAGAGCAAGATCGTCACCAGCGGCGACCGCCCCTACAACCAGAGCGACTGCGTGTTCTGCGGCCAATGCGTGCAGGTCTGCCCCACCGGCGCCCTGACCGAAAAGAAGGCCAAGGGCATGGGCCGCGCCTGGGAAATGCAAAAGGTTCGCACGACGTGTCCTTATTGCGGAGTGGGCTGCCAGATTTGGCTTCATGTCAAGGACGGGCGGATCGTCAAGACCAGCGCGGTGGAGGACGCCGAGCCCAACAAGGGCCGTCTTTGCGTCAAGGGCCGTTTTGGCTATGATTTTATCTACTCCGAGGATCGTCTGACCACGCCTTTGATCCGCGAGGGCGAGGGTTTCCGCGAGGCTTCGTGGGATGAGGCGCTGGATCTGGTGGCCAGCAAGTTCAAGCAGATCATCGCCGAGTCCGGGCCCGACGCCCTGGCCGGGGTGAGCTGCGCGCGCAGCATCAACGAAGATTCCTATAACATGCAAAAGCTTTTCCGCGCGGTGATCGGCACGAACAATATCGATCACTGCGCACGAACCTGACACGCCCCCACTGTCGCCGGTCTGGCGATATCGTTTGGTTCCGGGGCGATGACCAACAACTTCGCTGATTTCGCCAAGGCGAAGATGTTTTTGGTGATAGGTTCGAACATGACCGAGGCCCATCCTGTGGCCTCGACGTTCCTGAAAAACGCCGTGCAAAAGGGCGCTGGTTTGATCGTGGCCGACCCGCGTCGCACGGCGCTGGCGGCGATGGCCGACGAGCACATGCAGTTGAAGGTGGGCTCCGACATCGCCCTGCTCAACGGCCTGATGCATGTTTTGATCACCGAGGAGATCTACGACCGCCGCTACGTGGAGTCGTGCACGGTCGAGTTTGACAAGCTCAAGGCCACGGTGATGGAGTATCCGCCGGAGCGGGCGGCCGAGCTCAGCGGCGTGCCGGCCGAGACGATCGTCCGGGTGGCGCGCAAGCTGGCGGCCACCAAGCCGGCGATGCTGATCTACACCCTTGGCATCACCGAGCACACCTGCGGCGTCAACAACGTGTTGTCGACGGCCAACTTGCAGATGTTGCTGGGCAATGTGGGCTTCGAGTGCGGCGGCGTGAACCCCTTGCGCGGCCAGAACAACGTTCAGGGGGCCTGCGACATGGGCGCCCTGCCCAACGTCTACCCGGGCTACCAAAAGGTCATCGACCCGGCGGCCAAGGCGAAGTTCGAGAAATTCTGGGGCGTTGAGCACCTGGACGACAAAAACGGCCTGATGATGCCGGCGATGTTCGAAGGGCTGGTCACCGGCAAGGTCCGCGGCATGTGGATCTTCGGCGAAAACGTGGCCAACACCGAGCCGGACATCCACCACGTGGAGCACCAACTGGCCTCGGCCGAGTTCCTGGTTTGCAGCGACATCTTCCCCACCGAGACCACGCGCTTTGCCCACGTGATCCTGCCCTCGGCGGCGTGGAGCGAGGACGACGGCACCTTCGCCAGCAGCGAACGGCGGGTCAACCGCGTGCGCAAGGTCTCGACGCCTCCGGGCCAGGCCAAGCCCAACTGGTGGATATTCAAGGAAGTGGCGGCGCGGATGGGCCAGATGTGGTCGTCCAGCTCGGCCCAGGAGATCTGGGACAACGAGTTCTCGGTGGTGGCCCCGGCCTTCACGGGCATCAAATACAGCCGCATCGAGGGCGACGGCCTGCAATGGCCCTGCACCTCGCTTGAGCACCCCGGCACCCAGGTCATGCACAAAGACGGCTGCTTCACCTGCGGCCTGGGCAATTTCAAACCCGTGGAGTGGACGCCGCCGGCCGAGGTGACCGACGCCGAATACCCCTACGTGCTCAGCACCGGACGCCGCCTCTACCACTACCACACGCGCACCCAAACGGGTCGCTGCGGCGGCCTCAACGACCTGCTGGGCGAGGAAACCGCCGACATCTCGCCGGCCGACGCGGCCAAGATGGGCGTGCGCAGCGGCGACAAACTGCGCCTGGCCTCGCGCCGCGGCGAAGTCGTGGTCAGCGCGCGCGTCACCGCCGAGGTGCCGCCGGGCATGGTCTGGATGGCCTTCCACTTCCGCGAAGGCTGCGCCAACTGGCTGACCAACCCGGCCTTCGACCCCGTCTCGCAAACCGCCGAATACAAGGCCTGCGCCATCAAAATGGCCCCGGCCGCCTAG
- a CDS encoding MBL fold metallo-hydrolase, producing MIRRVDSTCSNAFIVRASSCVLVVDPGADEEQASAIEALVEEIMAQGPRPVLVVLTHCHRDHSLAVRDWPARHPSWLLAAQESGAKAMRGGDHRVTMAYMFNEDYPPVDVHVELLSAIDAATVGERALAPCPGGELVLRTDIAGFAGGPPAPRQSLVAGEKTVAELFHAPGHSPDSLVINVGGALLVGDLFCAAAPMVAGIVGWDGDQLKRSLAMVERLLGDGSVHVCCGGHGQPMTSSQALDVLGQVRAETEKLSGAAILDERRVAFLKRYAVAVLHELDQLFTIMAGRLFTLSYFLEQLEEEELAAGILQSLDIDAIDNLITSFHRAERDSQGDILELRTPMRGLVTLKRINNILRQARIDDYIDPLIRRRLRSLLLDYIDATRGLPFQTTMLERDLNQFAQEFVEEMARVCQQSEAVLASADDDKAFSTALARQIAANNALPPVRLNFVPHPSRVLTRIDHDRCSDLLVDFIERFHSAGAHTVDMDVAILDGGQPCLTLRPSPPLGLASAGKQKKAFWELSARIAHCQLIFEPEAVGIAPLA from the coding sequence ATGATCCGCCGGGTGGACAGCACCTGCTCCAACGCCTTCATCGTCCGCGCGTCATCGTGCGTGCTGGTCGTCGACCCCGGAGCCGATGAAGAACAAGCCAGCGCCATCGAGGCGTTGGTCGAGGAAATCATGGCCCAGGGCCCCCGGCCGGTGCTGGTGGTGCTGACCCACTGCCACCGCGACCACTCGTTGGCCGTCCGCGACTGGCCCGCGCGCCATCCCTCATGGCTTTTGGCCGCCCAGGAAAGCGGCGCCAAGGCCATGCGCGGCGGTGACCACCGCGTGACCATGGCCTACATGTTCAACGAGGATTACCCGCCGGTCGATGTGCACGTGGAGTTGCTCTCGGCCATCGACGCGGCCACCGTGGGCGAGCGCGCGCTGGCCCCCTGCCCTGGCGGCGAGCTTGTGTTGCGCACCGACATCGCCGGTTTCGCGGGCGGGCCGCCGGCCCCGCGCCAGAGCCTCGTCGCCGGCGAAAAAACAGTGGCCGAACTCTTTCACGCCCCCGGCCACAGCCCAGACAGCCTGGTGATCAACGTGGGCGGCGCGCTTTTGGTGGGCGACCTGTTCTGCGCCGCCGCGCCCATGGTGGCCGGGATCGTGGGCTGGGACGGCGATCAGCTCAAGCGTTCGCTGGCCATGGTCGAACGGTTGCTCGGCGACGGCTCGGTGCATGTCTGCTGCGGCGGACACGGCCAGCCGATGACCTCGTCCCAAGCCCTGGACGTTTTGGGCCAAGTGCGCGCGGAAACCGAAAAGCTCTCCGGGGCGGCGATACTAGACGAACGTCGCGTGGCCTTCCTGAAACGCTACGCCGTGGCCGTATTGCACGAGTTGGACCAATTATTCACGATCATGGCCGGCCGCCTATTCACGCTAAGCTACTTTCTGGAACAACTCGAGGAAGAGGAGTTGGCGGCAGGCATCCTGCAATCGCTGGACATCGACGCCATCGACAACCTGATCACCAGCTTTCACCGCGCCGAGCGCGACAGCCAAGGCGACATCCTGGAGTTGCGCACGCCCATGCGCGGCCTGGTCACCCTCAAGCGCATCAACAACATCCTGCGCCAGGCCCGCATCGACGACTACATCGACCCGCTGATCCGCCGACGGTTGCGTTCATTGCTGCTGGACTACATCGACGCCACGCGGGGCCTGCCGTTCCAGACGACCATGCTCGAACGCGACCTGAACCAGTTCGCCCAGGAGTTTGTCGAAGAGATGGCCCGCGTCTGTCAGCAATCCGAGGCCGTGCTCGCAAGCGCCGATGACGACAAGGCCTTTTCGACGGCCCTGGCCCGGCAAATCGCCGCCAACAACGCCCTGCCGCCGGTGCGCCTGAACTTCGTCCCCCACCCGAGCCGCGTGCTGACGCGCATCGACCACGACCGCTGCAGCGATCTGCTGGTCGATTTCATCGAGCGTTTCCACAGCGCCGGCGCGCACACCGTCGACATGGATGTGGCCATTCTGGACGGTGGCCAGCCCTGCCTGACCCTGCGCCCCTCGCCACCGTTGGGCCTGGCCAGCGCCGGCAAGCAAAAAAAGGCCTTTTGGGAGCTGTCGGCGCGCATAGCCCATTGCCAGCTCATCTTCGAACCAGAAGCGGTCGGCATCGCGCCACTGGCCTGA
- the acs gene encoding acetate--CoA ligase, whose amino-acid sequence MSSKVTENNGMYYPPQEIVGRAWIADMAQYQSMYQKSISDPEGFWGEVAKDFHWQTPWTKVCQYNYQRSKGPIDIKWFLGAKTNISYNCLDRNLADKADQPALMWEGNEPGEDKTLTYGQLYEEVTKFANILKGFGVKKGDRVTIYLPMVLELAISMLACARIGAIHSVVFGGFSAESLKDRIVDSSCCLLITSDGTYRGGKAVTLKQIADDALDGATREGLTVPKVVVVQRVGEGKGIDCPMVAGRDMWWHDLMASAPVGCDPVWLDSEDPLFILYTSGSTGKPKGVLHTTGGYMVYTAMTHRYVFDYHDGDIYWCTADIGWVTGHSYILYGPLLNGARSLMFEGVPTYPDSGRFWEVVDKWGVNIFYTAPTAIRAIMRMGDDFVKKHSRKSLRLLGTVGEPINPEAWRWYNEVVGEGRCPIVDTWWQTETGGILITPLPGCTPTKPGSATLPFFGVQPALMDDEGKEISGNGVSGRLVIKAPWPAQLRTTYGNHERFEQVYFSDFDGYYFTGDGARRDEDGYYWITGRVDDVINVSGHRMGTAEVESALVSHPAVAEAAVVGFPHEIKGQGIYTFVTLKVGQEYSDELKAELVRHVRKEIGPIATPDVIHWAPALPKTRSGKIMRRILRKMAAGDMSDFGDTSTLADPTVIGTLIEMNGR is encoded by the coding sequence ATGAGTTCCAAAGTTACGGAAAACAACGGCATGTACTATCCTCCCCAGGAGATCGTCGGGCGGGCCTGGATCGCCGACATGGCCCAATACCAAAGCATGTACCAAAAGTCCATCAGCGACCCGGAAGGCTTCTGGGGCGAGGTGGCCAAGGATTTCCACTGGCAGACGCCCTGGACCAAGGTCTGCCAATACAACTACCAGCGCAGCAAGGGGCCCATCGACATCAAGTGGTTCCTGGGGGCCAAGACCAACATCAGCTACAACTGCCTCGATCGCAACCTGGCCGACAAGGCTGATCAGCCGGCCCTGATGTGGGAGGGCAACGAGCCCGGTGAGGACAAGACCCTGACCTATGGCCAACTCTACGAGGAGGTGACCAAGTTCGCCAACATCCTCAAGGGCTTTGGCGTCAAGAAGGGCGATCGGGTGACGATCTACCTGCCCATGGTGCTGGAGCTGGCCATTTCGATGCTGGCCTGCGCGCGCATCGGGGCCATCCACAGCGTGGTCTTTGGCGGATTCTCGGCCGAGTCGCTCAAGGACCGCATCGTCGACAGCTCCTGCTGCCTGCTGATCACCAGCGATGGCACCTATCGTGGCGGCAAGGCCGTCACCCTCAAGCAGATCGCCGACGACGCCCTCGACGGCGCGACCCGCGAGGGCCTGACCGTGCCCAAGGTGGTGGTGGTCCAGCGCGTGGGCGAGGGCAAGGGCATCGATTGCCCCATGGTCGCCGGCCGCGACATGTGGTGGCACGACCTGATGGCCAGCGCGCCGGTGGGCTGCGACCCGGTCTGGCTGGATTCCGAGGATCCGCTGTTCATCCTCTACACCTCGGGCTCCACCGGCAAGCCCAAGGGCGTGTTGCACACCACCGGCGGCTACATGGTCTACACCGCCATGACCCACCGCTATGTTTTCGATTACCACGACGGCGACATCTATTGGTGCACCGCCGACATCGGTTGGGTCACCGGCCACAGCTACATCCTCTATGGGCCGCTGCTCAACGGCGCGCGCAGCCTGATGTTCGAGGGCGTGCCGACCTACCCCGACTCGGGCCGTTTCTGGGAAGTCGTCGACAAGTGGGGCGTCAACATCTTCTACACCGCGCCCACGGCCATCCGGGCGATCATGCGCATGGGCGACGACTTCGTCAAGAAGCACAGCCGCAAGAGTCTGCGCCTGCTGGGCACGGTGGGCGAGCCGATCAATCCCGAGGCCTGGCGCTGGTACAACGAGGTCGTCGGCGAGGGCCGCTGCCCCATCGTCGACACCTGGTGGCAGACCGAGACCGGCGGCATCCTCATCACGCCGCTGCCCGGCTGCACGCCGACCAAGCCCGGCAGCGCCACCTTGCCTTTCTTTGGCGTGCAACCGGCCCTGATGGACGACGAGGGCAAGGAGATCAGCGGCAACGGCGTCAGCGGCCGGTTGGTGATCAAGGCCCCCTGGCCGGCCCAACTGCGCACCACCTACGGCAACCACGAACGCTTCGAACAGGTATACTTCAGCGATTTCGACGGCTACTACTTCACCGGCGACGGCGCGCGCCGCGACGAGGACGGCTATTATTGGATCACCGGCCGCGTCGATGACGTGATCAACGTCTCGGGCCACCGCATGGGCACCGCCGAGGTGGAGTCGGCCCTGGTCAGCCACCCGGCCGTGGCCGAGGCGGCGGTGGTGGGCTTCCCCCACGAGATCAAGGGCCAGGGCATTTATACGTTTGTCACGCTCAAGGTCGGCCAGGAGTACTCGGACGAACTCAAGGCCGAACTGGTGCGCCACGTGCGCAAGGAGATCGGGCCCATCGCCACGCCCGACGTCATTCACTGGGCCCCGGCCCTGCCCAAGACTCGCTCGGGCAAGATCATGCGCCGCATCCTGCGCAAGATGGCCGCCGGCGACATGAGCGACTTCGGCGACACCTCCACCCTGGCCGATCCCACCGTCATCGGCACGCTCATCGAGATGAACGGCCGCTAA
- a CDS encoding L-lactate MFS transporter, producing MSQIKNKGWQVAMAGLGINLALGILYTWSVFKLAIKDSIERGDGMFNWDMASLNDPYAVCCIVFAFAMIPAGRMQDKLSPRVTATIGGVLTGLGLLLASFSTSLLVWVLGFGVLMGAGLGFGYASATPPAIKWFPASKTGMIAGIVVAGFGLASVYIAPLAKYLIGQFGLSQSMMIFGGAFIVVVSALAQLLVNPPAGYKPPQPQTAATQNKSAPSNHVMIDVEPKVMLRTRAFWVLWFIYAVGSGAGLMIIGSVAGMASASLGEMAWLVVALMAVGNAGGRIAAGMLSDKLGRLQTMAAMLSFQGLIMFGLLYTGTESVALIVTAATLIGFNYGTNLSLFPSATKDFFGIKNFGANYGLLFTAWGVGGLILPRVSQMIVADTGSLNSAYVLAGVLLLAGAGMTLFVGKPAGATGKDVLAAPAGS from the coding sequence ATGAGCCAGATAAAGAACAAGGGATGGCAGGTCGCCATGGCCGGGTTGGGCATCAACCTGGCGCTTGGCATTTTGTACACCTGGAGTGTTTTCAAGCTGGCCATCAAGGATTCCATCGAGCGCGGCGACGGCATGTTCAACTGGGACATGGCCTCGCTCAACGACCCCTACGCCGTTTGTTGCATCGTGTTCGCCTTCGCCATGATCCCGGCCGGGCGCATGCAGGATAAGCTAAGCCCCCGGGTCACGGCCACCATCGGCGGCGTGCTCACGGGCCTGGGCCTGTTGCTGGCCTCGTTCTCCACATCGCTTTTGGTGTGGGTCCTCGGCTTTGGCGTGCTGATGGGCGCCGGCCTGGGCTTTGGCTACGCCTCGGCCACGCCGCCGGCCATCAAGTGGTTCCCGGCCTCCAAGACGGGCATGATCGCCGGCATCGTCGTGGCCGGCTTCGGCCTGGCCTCGGTCTACATCGCGCCCCTGGCCAAGTACCTCATCGGCCAGTTTGGCCTGAGCCAATCGATGATGATCTTCGGCGGGGCCTTCATCGTGGTGGTGAGCGCCCTGGCCCAGTTGCTGGTCAACCCGCCGGCCGGCTACAAGCCGCCCCAACCACAGACCGCCGCCACGCAGAACAAGTCGGCCCCGTCCAACCACGTGATGATCGATGTCGAGCCCAAGGTGATGCTGCGCACGCGCGCCTTCTGGGTGCTGTGGTTCATCTACGCGGTGGGCTCTGGCGCGGGCCTGATGATCATCGGCAGCGTGGCCGGCATGGCCTCGGCTTCGCTGGGCGAGATGGCCTGGCTGGTGGTGGCCCTGATGGCCGTGGGCAACGCCGGCGGCCGCATCGCCGCGGGCATGCTTTCCGACAAGCTGGGCCGCCTGCAGACCATGGCCGCGATGCTCTCCTTCCAAGGCCTGATCATGTTCGGCCTGCTCTACACCGGCACCGAGAGCGTGGCCCTGATCGTCACCGCCGCCACGCTGATCGGCTTCAACTACGGCACCAACCTGTCGCTGTTCCCTTCGGCGACCAAGGACTTCTTTGGCATCAAGAACTTCGGGGCCAACTACGGCCTGCTGTTCACGGCCTGGGGCGTGGGCGGCCTGATCCTGCCGCGCGTCTCGCAGATGATCGTGGCCGACACCGGCAGCCTCAACTCGGCCTACGTGTTGGCTGGCGTGCTGCTGCTGGCCGGGGCTGGCATGACGCTGTTTGTCGGCAAGCCCGCCGGCGCCACGGGCAAGGACGTGCTGGCCGCGCCAGCCGGTTCGTAA